Proteins encoded together in one Lysinibacter cavernae window:
- the menC gene encoding o-succinylbenzoate synthase: MRIVSADVHTVELPLVHSFETSSHRKRHLQHLLIRLVDEAGNEGWGEVASPSHPFFSPETTDTCRFILAQELLPSLLGVELGDPAEAPAAAIRTWAKVRGNSFARAGLESAVWDLSTRVAHVSLSAALGGTATHIEAGVSLGIEPTVEQLLETVAGQVEAGYGRIKLKIAPGWDVAPVRAVRERFGDIALHVDANGVYTEAAEHLAALTELDSYGLTMIEQPFAPANMLASARLQANIQTPICLDESVEEVDHLRTALRLDAGRVLNIKVSRMGGLSTAKEAHDVCRAAGIPVWCGGMHEFGVGRATNIALASLPGFVMPSDVSASAKYYARDITTEPIVAVQGSVAVPTGAGIGYTVDEAYVAERSTESFTLIADTASAR, encoded by the coding sequence ATGAGGATCGTCAGCGCAGACGTTCACACGGTTGAACTGCCGCTTGTGCACTCGTTTGAAACGAGTTCGCATCGCAAGCGACACCTTCAGCATCTGCTCATCCGTCTTGTTGACGAGGCCGGAAACGAGGGCTGGGGTGAAGTCGCCTCGCCATCGCATCCGTTCTTTTCTCCCGAAACAACCGATACCTGTCGGTTCATCCTGGCTCAGGAGCTCCTGCCCTCGTTGCTCGGGGTCGAACTTGGCGACCCAGCAGAAGCCCCTGCTGCTGCCATCCGCACCTGGGCAAAAGTGAGGGGAAACAGTTTTGCAAGAGCCGGCCTCGAATCGGCGGTCTGGGACCTCTCGACTCGAGTTGCACACGTCTCGCTCTCTGCCGCACTCGGCGGCACCGCAACTCACATCGAAGCTGGCGTCTCGCTTGGCATCGAACCGACGGTTGAGCAATTGCTTGAGACGGTCGCCGGCCAGGTCGAGGCTGGTTACGGCAGGATCAAGCTGAAGATCGCACCGGGTTGGGACGTTGCGCCAGTGCGCGCTGTCCGGGAACGGTTTGGTGATATCGCCCTGCACGTTGATGCAAATGGGGTCTATACCGAGGCGGCAGAACACCTCGCCGCGCTGACCGAACTCGACTCATATGGGCTCACGATGATTGAGCAACCGTTTGCGCCGGCGAACATGCTCGCTTCCGCTCGCCTGCAGGCCAACATACAGACGCCAATTTGTCTCGACGAGTCAGTCGAAGAAGTAGATCATTTGCGAACAGCCCTTCGGCTGGATGCCGGTCGGGTACTCAACATTAAGGTGTCGCGTATGGGGGGCCTGAGCACCGCGAAGGAAGCCCACGATGTGTGTCGGGCAGCGGGAATCCCCGTGTGGTGTGGCGGGATGCACGAGTTTGGAGTAGGCCGAGCCACAAATATTGCGCTCGCCTCCCTTCCCGGATTTGTGATGCCCTCTGACGTGTCAGCCTCGGCAAAATATTATGCGCGGGACATCACAACCGAGCCGATCGTTGCGGTGCAGGGAAGCGTAGCGGTGCCAACCGGCGCAGGCATCGGATACACCGTTGATGAAGCCTATGTTGCGGAGCGCTCGACCGAATCGTTCACCCTGATAGCCGACACCGCTTCCGCGCGATGA
- a CDS encoding N-acyl-D-amino-acid deacylase family protein, translating to MTALELVIEGGHVYDGTGAEAVVANVGIAGGRIAAISAEKLSAETVVDARGLAVSPGFIDLHSHADYTVERWPEATGLLAQGVTSILTGNCGWSPFPVVDAAEAKRWGGFLAGAPSWDWDDLAGFARVVGRAQPAVNILPQVGHVAVRLAAVGGAERAASAAEIELMRQYIRTAAEQGAWGFSTGLIYAPGSFASTAEINELVRVAAEEGLLYSTHMRDETSHLLEAVTEALNAAEYAGARLEISHIKAMGPANHGKVREALELLDAAVARGVDVAADVYPYTASGTTLASRLPTWALDGGFELLVERLSDPEQRRHIHAALDARFGVDFDPAGIVLAELDPGPFQNERGRSLVQIGQDLGVDAAEAALMILAAHHGNVPIINHAMDEADVETALRHPLVSVASDGDELVPHGEGATHPRSFGTFPRVLARYVRERGVLGLSDAVRKMTALPASRLGLVDRGILAVGAIADITVFDADSIADLATYDDPWQAATGVCHVLIGGRIAFADGKPVDARHGQLLLRNEAKD from the coding sequence ATGACCGCCCTCGAGCTTGTCATCGAGGGTGGGCATGTATATGACGGCACCGGGGCCGAAGCGGTTGTGGCAAATGTTGGAATTGCCGGTGGCAGAATTGCTGCCATCTCAGCCGAGAAGCTGAGCGCCGAGACTGTTGTTGATGCTCGGGGGCTCGCCGTCTCGCCCGGCTTTATCGATCTGCATTCGCATGCCGATTACACGGTTGAGCGCTGGCCAGAAGCGACTGGGTTGCTTGCCCAGGGCGTCACCAGCATCCTGACCGGAAACTGCGGCTGGTCGCCCTTTCCCGTTGTGGATGCTGCTGAGGCCAAGCGGTGGGGAGGATTCCTTGCCGGCGCCCCAAGCTGGGACTGGGACGACCTTGCCGGATTCGCTCGTGTCGTTGGCAGAGCGCAGCCAGCGGTCAACATCCTCCCGCAGGTTGGGCACGTTGCCGTCAGGCTTGCCGCAGTTGGGGGTGCCGAACGCGCGGCAAGCGCCGCCGAAATCGAACTGATGCGTCAGTACATTCGAACGGCAGCCGAGCAAGGCGCTTGGGGGTTCTCGACGGGGCTCATCTACGCTCCCGGTTCGTTTGCAAGCACCGCGGAAATTAACGAACTGGTGCGGGTTGCGGCTGAGGAAGGGCTGCTCTACTCAACCCATATGCGTGACGAAACGTCCCATCTGCTTGAAGCCGTAACCGAAGCTCTTAACGCGGCAGAATACGCGGGAGCAAGGCTCGAAATCTCACATATCAAGGCCATGGGGCCGGCGAATCACGGCAAAGTGCGCGAGGCGCTCGAGCTCCTTGACGCCGCCGTGGCGAGAGGCGTTGACGTTGCCGCCGACGTGTATCCCTATACCGCTTCGGGAACGACCCTCGCTTCCCGCCTGCCAACGTGGGCGCTTGATGGCGGTTTTGAGTTGCTCGTTGAGCGGTTGAGCGACCCGGAACAACGCCGCCACATTCATGCGGCGCTTGACGCTCGGTTTGGGGTTGACTTCGACCCGGCTGGAATTGTGCTCGCGGAGCTTGACCCCGGTCCGTTCCAGAACGAACGCGGGCGTAGCCTGGTGCAGATCGGTCAGGATCTGGGGGTTGACGCAGCCGAGGCGGCACTCATGATCCTGGCCGCGCATCATGGCAACGTTCCCATCATCAACCATGCGATGGACGAAGCGGATGTTGAGACCGCGCTCCGGCATCCGCTGGTGTCCGTCGCAAGCGATGGTGACGAACTCGTGCCGCACGGCGAGGGGGCGACCCATCCCAGGAGCTTTGGTACCTTCCCGCGAGTGCTGGCCAGGTATGTGCGCGAACGTGGGGTGCTGGGTCTCTCGGATGCCGTGCGCAAGATGACCGCGCTTCCCGCGAGCCGACTCGGTCTTGTTGACCGAGGAATCCTGGCTGTTGGCGCGATCGCAGATATCACGGTCTTTGATGCTGATAGCATCGCTGACCTGGCGACATATGACGACCCGTGGCAGGCGGCAACAGGCGTATGTCACGTCCTGATCGGTGGCAGAATCGCGTTTGCGGATGGCAAACCGGTGGATGCTCGGCACGGCCAGTTGCTGCTCCGGAACGAGGCAAA